The DNA segment TTCAGATAATCTCCAAAAACTCATCTGAAAGATACTGTGGCCAACCCAGAGGAACAGGCCAGCTCACTATACACAGCTGCACTTCAGAAGTGGCTGCTCCAAacagtgggttttttctcaCATCAAACATGGTCACAGTTtgccaaaacagaaaagtaGAGATACTAACTCTGTACTAGTCTAAAAGTAGCAAAATCAgtcaagaggaggaaaaagctcAATGTGCCTAATGGCTTCCTCACCTTATGACTATGTTTACACAGCAAGCCTAACAGAGAGGCACAGTCAAAATAAAGCACCTTGAGCACTGTTTAGGATTGTCTTGTTAGATTGTCTGTTTAGGACGGACACATGACAGAGCACAGCAAACCAAATTCAGTGATTCCTCCTCTCACACAATCAGGGCACCAGTTAAAGGCTCTGCATGCATAATCCCTGTTAAAAGCTTCCCAGGTAAACATTTGTGGCCAGACTAGAAAGCCAAGTGACATCAGCACAATAAAGCAATGGCTACTTGAGGCCTAAGAACTGGCAAATCTCTGAATATAGCAGAGCTATGGAAATCCTACTGGCAAGAGATACAGCCTTGGGATACTTTCAGAACCTACCCTAAAGTACTTGGAAGTctcacagcaaagctgcagtgAGCAGTTGCAAaaatcccttcccaaaactGGAAGGGCTCTTTTGGGGCAGGGTTGGGGACcaggtttgttggggtttttttgttcgtcaggtttttttaaatttacatttttaaatgttaggATCCCAGGATGAGATCATCCTAGCAGAGACTGAAGGGACGAGTGAAtcattcccttccctttgctGACACCTAGTGTAGGCAATGGCTGGCAATCTTTTAATTTCTGCCACAGATTTATCTGTCTCACagttttacaaaagaaaaatatcactgCATTGATGTACCTTTACAAGAATTCGTATATCAGCTTGCACTCCTAAGGtctccagcttttttttccccatataaATATCAAGAAGCATTACtgtaaaatctttttcttcattcagtGTTACAGGTCATTCATCAATATAAGAAGATCACTTACCTCTGATCTAGCAGAGACTTGGGAGCTCTTTTGCAAAACTggcaaaacattttgttttgggTGGCCACACACCGCCgctcctccatccccaccttgCTCAGCTCCTTCTGTAAACGGGCAATAATCTCTTCCTGTTCttgcagcttttcctgctgctgttggtATTTTACCTGTGAACAGGTAATGGGAGCATCATTAAATTGTTCTGACCCCCAGCTGACTGTTCTGTACATGCCCAGGTAAACACTTGGTCCCAGGGAAGATTGGTACTTGGGTTTAAGCCATACTGAAGAGACAGTGGAAGAAGAACACAGATAATTTTTCAAGTCATTGCTAGAAAATTCTGCATAGCTTGAAAAAACTTAGCTATAAACTCATGTTTATTTTGATCAATTTCAATAGTTTGGGCCCtttcaaaaaaggcaaaagtttGAATCCCCTGGCAGCACTATCTGAACTACCTGTGAAGCCTGTTGGTCTTTTTGAAATTCTTTGACTTGGTTTTGCTGCTGGCAAGCTTTAGCTATCGTTTCGTCTTCCAGCTGACGAATTTTGGTCTTAATGTTTTCCACGACATTTTCCAATTCATTAGCTCGCTGCTCTTGTCGAGATGCTCGACCTTGTCCCTGTCGTACCaagtctctgaaaaaaaaaatccttgatttaaattaaattcactTCACTAAAGGCAGTACAAGAAGGACATGCCTTACATTATGTGATGACATTCAATAATGTCCTGTGGTGGTGGGTATGGGAAATACGCTGGTatgggaagaggcagcagatGAAATAACAGAAGAGCTCCAAAGGAAATAGGCCAACACTGCTGCATATGGGGCAAGAATCTCAGGAAAAACATCTTAGGCCTCTGGCAAGACAAGATCTCCACCGAGCAGGAAACGTACACTGGTAATACTCTTTCTTTGCATTAGTAGGTAAATTCCTTCCACTATATCTCACCTAAGACCTCGATTTGTCTCCATGAGTCCCTGCATCAGCTTCTGCTGTCGCTCAATGTCTTCCATCAGCGTTTTTAATGCAAGTCTTATTTCTAGGGAAGACTGACTGTCTAAGACAATCATAGCTGGAGATAAAAACATAAGCAAAGTCACAATGAGCGGCTTTTAACACCTGACCAAGAATGTCTGCCCATATTTGGAAGTGGCAGCTTTAGAGATACCTCATGAACTTAGGCTTACTATTTCCAAACACAAGAAGTGGTGAAATTAGCACTCCTTACCTGAtgcatttctgcagcactggggggcAGCAAGACTCACCGGTTTCAACCCATGGCGCATTAACAGCTTGTTTAAGTTTTCCCACTCCgccttctcctgctgcagttgggagaaggggaagaagaggcAGAAACCTGATCTCTGCAGATCAGCTGTGCAGGCCATGGGGGTGTCCCAAATGCCCCCAAattaaaccaaaccaaccccccaaggaccccccgCCACTACAGGAGGGCTTGGGAGACGCTCCAGTAAGATCTGCAAAGCACACTGGGGAAAAGCGTGCTTAACAACATATAGCATAATCAGTTTTCCTGCTCTCTATCGGAAGGCAAAATATGAACAAATATGAACAAAATTCGCCTTTCTAAGACGCCCAGACCACCGGCCCTCGGGTTCCTCCAAGGCTGCCGGGGCGCAGCGGCCCCGCCGCGAGCGGAGCCCTCGGGGAGGCGGTGGCGGCTCTGTGGGTTACGGACTGTTCGGCCgctccttgtcctgctccaACCACCCAGCAGCGACACCCGGGGCCGCCACAGTACCTCTGTCATGGCGAGCGCTGCAGGGCCAGAGCGCGGCCGGTTCGCAGGGCGCGGAGGCGCTGAGGCAGCAGCGGGGccgagggcagggctgaggaagAACGGGGCCGAGGGAGCGGGGCTGACGGCAGGGCTGAGAGGAGAGCGGGGCTGCGGGAAAGCGAGGccgagggcagggctgaggaagAGCGTGGCCAAGGCAGCGCGGCTGAGAGAACGGGGCGGCGGGAACGCGGCTGAGGGAGCGCGCGGCGGGCACGGGGCGGGGCGGTGCTGGCGGGAGCCGCCATTTTGCGGCGCGGGAGCCGCGGGGAGGAGACCGGGCGGAGGTAGGAGCGGGGCCACCGCCGCGATGGGCATGGGCCGGGCCGTCTGAGATGCAGCGCTGGGAACGTCACTGCAGGgacttgaatttttttcttaaaaaaagccaccaaaaaaCCTCGCTGCGGGGGCGGGGAGCGATTTGCTGCTCTGGAGCTCCACGGTGAGCGCTGCCGGGATTAGGTGGATGCGGAGCGGCAATCCCAGTCTAGTGCTCAGAGCAAGCGCTCACGTATGAAGGAGTACAACTGGTTTTGGGCCGCTCTCTTGGTTAGCAGCAAACGCAGTGAGACGAGGCGGTGGAGCAGCACGGGTGAGGTGCAGGGTGGCCGGGGACACGCTCAGGGCCGCCTCTCCCGGCATCTCCTCCCTGTACTGCTGATCCGCGGCCAGGGACAAGCGCGGGTCCATCTCCTTTGAGGAGAGGGAATTACACCCGCCTATTCCTGCCGTGTGCCGGGGGATGCCAAGCCTTCACACACAGTGACTTCCGGAGCAGCCAAAGGTGCTCGACATTTGCTAGCACGTGTTAttgtttgtttgcatttaaaTTATGCTTATTGATGCGCACTGTCAAGGCAGACAGCCCTTAGCAAATTAATTAGTGAAAATAATGCACTAAAAATCAGTCAGTGGTTGTAAAACACCGCCATGGTCTAAAAACCTCGTAAATAAGAAGTGAGTTATTTGTGGTTCACATAGATTTTGTGACTGAACTGCCAGGTCAGATTTGCTGATAGGCATTTCATTGACAACTGCTACGGTGGTTTAGAAAGTGAGTAGGTGAATTTGTTGTGCTGCTTCACAGTCCCGAGTTCATCACAGTCTGGGACTGAGATGGACAGCTCTGGATTGGGTTCCTGCTTTGGTCAAGTTGTTACTTTCCAAGTTTTTGCCCACAAGTTGGGCAATCCATTTTTCCATCAAATAACCGACAAAGTTATGATGAGCTAATAAAGTTAGGATAAACTGCACTTActaattttgcaaaatatttcaattttttgaaatatatttgcCTGTCTCAgagaaaagatgttttttttttaaaaaaagggttTGTTTCATTATGTGTACTACAGCTAGCACTGCATGGTGgttaatgctttttaaaatggcCTTTATCTTAActggagaaaatgaggaaaatttaGACCTCAGCACTTCTATGCTGCTattctgcttttctattttttcttgctGCTAATGGGATTAAAAGCTGTTTGCATTACTATGGCATCCGGTGAGGAGATTACTGTCTGTGAAGATGAAGTAAGGTAAAAAATCAGAATCGTGGTATGAGCAGATTTGGAAAGATATCCACAGTTCCAGTGGTCACTTATGACTATATCTAAACTTTATGTATTACTTAAATAAAATGATATCTTGCCAGATCTCTTCCCCTGTGAGTGTTTGTATGTGCAAAGTTGCATTTCTGAATGATGCACGTAGTGTTTATGAGATTACAGACTAATCTGTTAAAACAGCAAAGAGCTAAACTTGTCATCCCAACTATTTTTCAAGGCTGAAACACTTTCTTTGAGACCAAtcaaatactgtattttaatgcCTACCAGGAAGTAGCAGAACTGTCTGGGAGCATCTGGAATGCTAAACCTAATTTTGTAACCTACTGTCACCTGAAATGGGAGTTTTAGAGGTTAGATGGGTATCTGTGTCTTTGTACTGTGTTTGTCAAAGTCAGTCTGTTTAACTATCAGTTTATATTTTGTGGTAGTTTGTCATATTTGAATGTTTGAAAAACATGAACACATGAGCAGTCCTGTAAGCTTATTCTTTCAAGTCTCATTTTTCATTGGCAAAAAGCGACTTGCCCTGAAGCAGTAAAGCTTTGAACTGCAGACAGCAGGAATTGAACTTTCAACAACAATTAATTTACTTTGTTGGTTTTTCCTTAGGTCTCGGTACAGCCACTTAGAGAAGATGACAGATTTGGTGGCTGTTTGGGAAGTAGCTTTAAGTGATGGTGTTCATAAGATTGAATTTGAACATGGGACCACTTCAGGAAAACGTGTTGTCTATGTTGATGGAAAGGTGAAATTGCTATGCGCTCAAAATTCACTGTGATACAGATTATATAAGTGCACTTTCATGCAACACACATCAGAACAAAAGACTAATAAATGCAAGTGAGGTACAGTCAGCTGATTAACTTTACCTGATTTACTGAACTGCatcattctttttttcagttccaAGTAAGGTGTGAGTATTCATGAAGTGCTTTGCTGTTTGGGGCAGAGGCACTCTGTGCATACAAACCACCATGTATCCATTCATTCTCAAATAATAGTTCAGCTGTCTCCTGAGTTCcagttcaatttttttaatattaaaacatGCACTCAGGTCTCTTAATTAATACCCActgtctttattttattctacaGGAAGAAATAAGAAGAGAATGGATGTTTAAATTAGTGGGTAAAGAGACATTCACTGTTGGAGCTACTAAAACAAAAGCTGCTATTAACATAGATGCAGTCAGTGGCTTTGCATATGAATATACTTTGGAGATCAATGGAAAGAGTCTCAAGAAGTATATGGAGAACAGGTTAAAAACAACCAATACTTGGATATTGAACTTGGATGGTACAGACTATAGAGTTGTTCTAGGTAAGTAAATATTGAGTGACTCCACATTGCTGCCTTTGAGTAAACTTGTGTGCATTTAATAACTGGTAATTAAGAGAAAGTGCAGTTTGATGGTAGTACTGGTGCAGTATAAAACCTTGGGTGGTTTAGAAATTTGGAATGAGATGCTAAAGACAGTCTGAAAAATAATGGTCTTGTTATACATGTGTGAGCCTATAGCAGTGTGGCCCAGATttaaaaccaaaggaaaagagaagttgGGAAGCATTAGGGCTGCTGCATCCATAGAGATGCCCTACCAAGACATTTCTCCAGGTGAAGCCTGTTATAGATTTGTTATCTGCATTATGATCAAACTTGATATTTATTCAGCTGGTAACCAGGCTTTCCTTCCAAAAATCATCAGCCAAAGTCAAGGAGTCTCTGTTTGAGGAAGTGCAACAATGTTATTCTACATTTTTAATAGATTAATGAGCATTCTGCATCACTTTTTAACTGCAAATTTAGTCCAAAACCTTCAGATGATATTCTTTCACTATTTGATAAGCAGGCAAtacatttcttctcttctgccCCCCTTTCCCAGAGACATTACAAGGAGCCAGGACGAAGGGGGCCCCTGAGAAATTTGTCCATGGAATCTAGTGGGAAAGCTTCCATTTACGTATTGCTGTATGATTAGACCTGGAGACAAGAGATCTTGGGCTATGATTTTTATAAAGCCTCAGGACAGAACGAACTGCCCTAAGATGAAAGGGAGGCACTGAAGAAAGACAGTTTTAATGCCAGAAACAGATATGTCTCTGCACAGGATTTGGTCTCTCTGTGCTTACTGGAAAGACATGGTGGGTTCAGCTCTCTGCTGATGTCCTGTGGATTACAGTGTCAGTAAAGTGACTTCTAGAGCAAAATAATTTAAGGAGGATGTGCTGGGAGAAGTAAAAGAGTACTCCGTTTCAAGTGGAAAAAATCAAAGACTGATACTTAAAGTGGTACTTGGGCTTTCAAGATTTTTAAGAATAGTTTGATGGATGTTAAACAATGCTGCTTTTGAATTAAACTGACCTGAAAAAATTGTTAGGGCTTTATTGAATAAATGGTTCTTAAATAATTAGCAGAAATCATTTAATATTTCTGTCTTCAAGTTTTTCAGTTTAATACTGTCAGAATATCTCTGGCAATATTCAGAACAAGCCAGTGCCAATAGCCACAGCTAGGGAAGAGGTAAAAATGTATGTTCAAAGCAAAAGATGTTTGCTCATTGTTAACAGAGCCTCCCCATCTCTGCAGCGAGAACAAATGCTGTAGCTCAGGTACTATGGCTACTTAAGAATTtcagcagattttaaaaattcctaGATCCTTATctgtagagagaaaaaatacCTTGTTCTTTctactttctgttttccttttccttcgCAGAGAAGGACACTATGGATGTGTGGTGCAATGgtgaaaaaatggaaacagcGGTACGTGATTCCTTCCAAAGGGTCTTCCCACCCTGTGCTACATAACCAAGGCTTAGCAAAATGAGCCCCAGAGGGGCACAGTACCTCCCTTTCCCACAGAATATGAGCATGGggcaagacagccaggacaCTTCTGGTCTGTTTCAAGTGACCTTCACTGTATTTTATAACTGGCAGTGTTCAGTTCAGATCCCAAACATCGGTTTAAGGATAAATTATGCTTTTGTTTATACTTTTTagacaaacaaaagaaatctggATCTGTTGTCCAGGGGTTTTAGGGGAAAAACTTTCAGGGGAGTGGGAAGGATCTGAGTTTGATGCAGAGTGTAGAGCTGCTTGTGTTAGTGGTGACTGCAAATTGAACACATGTAGTCTGTTAtgactcagattttttttccatccagaGATGGTCCTAATACTTAGGGCTTAAGAGTCTCACTGGAACAAATCTGCCCTTCTGACACACCCACATTAATTTTTAGAGCAGGTGACAGGTAGAAGGCTTAATCTGTTTGGTCTTTTTGTATTACAGTGGCTCTCAGTATGCATACTAGGTAAGCTTCCCCATCCTTGAAGGATGTGTCCAAGTGGTTACTGCTGCCACAAGAAAGCCCCTGGATGAGTACAAATTGTAAAATCAACAGTTCTGCTGTACCTGATAGTAAGATAAAGATTCTCCAAATCATAGAGTGGCCTGGGTTGGACAGAACATTAAAGATTGTCTCATTATAACCTTCTtgctgtggacagggacaccttccactagaccagattggTCAGAGTTGCAATTCTTTAGAAATTAGTGGAAGAAACCCCTCTCCAGTTAGTCAGATTTTCTGCTCATGACGGCTCTGAGTCTTTTCTATATTGTAATAAATGCACTGGGAGATATTCTTGAAAGTTAGATCTGCAGGTTTAGTTGTCAAACTGTGCTTTCTTTAGCGTGGCACATGGATTGTTCTGCTCTCCTCAAGAGGATGGCAaaaacacagccctgctttGGCAAAATCCGTAACAGGAAATGACATAACTGCAGCAGGAGCCAAAAATACACAATCCAATATATACAACTTGTACTCAATTCAGGGatctcttcctgctgctgtagAAGACATCCTAAATACTTTACCTTTTGCTGCCACTTCAGTGTAGGGTTGTGTAGGACTTACTGGCTgtacagcacagctgggcaggccttttctgtttttttttcactgacatGGATCAGTGACATTAACTCACGAACTCCAACTTTACCATTTTGATTATGTGAAATTTTCATTGTCATCTGCTACCCACAAATATTTAACTGGACACCTTGACCAAACCCTGTCTGGGATTCTGGAACTTAGTTTAGCTGTTGGGCTGTATTTGTTGCAGGTACCTATGGCTGCTCTAACAGTGGGAACTGCAGGTGGTCTTGACATTGATGCACTCAAGCTTTTCATTGACTAAAATATCATGTGTCTGTTTTTATTCTTGTCTCCTTCCTCCCAGGGTGAATTTGTTGAAGAtgggactgaaactcacttcACTGTTGCTGATCACAGCTGTTGCATTAAGGCTGTCAGTAGCGGGAAACGAAAGGAAGGAATTATTCATACCCTTATTGTGAACGACAGAGAAATACCAGAGGTTGTGGAGTAGCCTCTAGTTACAGTAGCACTAAGATCAGGAATTCTCAATTACTGtggtaattattttaatatgtaCTACTCGGTACATTTAGTTTGTGCTGGGTTTATTTTCTAGTTTCTATATATGAAATTATTCTATTTGAGgaccagaagaaaataaatgtatacaACCTCTTATATTaccaggtttttttaaaaaaactataTATAGAATGTATATTATATCACTAAGTGTGGAGAACACTGGTGAACTTCAATAGAAATTGCACATAAGGAAAATGTCTCGctataataaaatgaaagacaaatacTCAGTAACACTGAATCCTTATAAACTGCAGGGGTATAGAGGGAGGGGAAAGCATGTGCTGGGCATTGGAATAAGCTGTTAAAGCTTTctcaataattattttttctattaaactGACTACAAACCTTTTCAGATGCAGTTAAGAAGAGTTCCAAAGATAATAAAAGGTTATTGATGAAATACATAGTTATGAATACTTGTGTAACAGTGTTAAAATAATACTGAGTTATGAAAACAGTTCTTTATTCCCATTAGAAGCAAAGCCGTTACATGTGCCAAAAAAAAGCCTTTAGGTTTTCTGAAAACTGATGCTAGTTGGAAAGTGTTGCAATACTTCAGAAACTCTGTATTGActtttttcaaaaaacaaaatagaagaaaaagaattcctgccatgaaattgttttaaaaaatgaaatttcttgaAGCAAACTGAAATAAGAGCTTATCCTTGTTCAGTGCTGTCTAACCTTAA comes from the Pithys albifrons albifrons isolate INPA30051 chromosome 8, PitAlb_v1, whole genome shotgun sequence genome and includes:
- the FAIM gene encoding fas apoptotic inhibitory molecule 1 isoform X1, which translates into the protein MQRWERHCRDLNFFLKKSHQKTSLRGRGAICCSGAPRSRYSHLEKMTDLVAVWEVALSDGVHKIEFEHGTTSGKRVVYVDGKEEIRREWMFKLVGKETFTVGATKTKAAINIDAVSGFAYEYTLEINGKSLKKYMENRLKTTNTWILNLDGTDYRVVLEKDTMDVWCNGEKMETAGEFVEDGTETHFTVADHSCCIKAVSSGKRKEGIIHTLIVNDREIPEVVE
- the LOC139674826 gene encoding centrosomal protein of 70 kDa-like isoform X1 codes for the protein MPIAAVAPLLPPPGLLPAAPAPQNGGSRQHRPAPCPPRAPSAAFPPPRSLSRAALATLFLSPALGLAFPQPRSPLSPAVSPAPSAPFFLSPALGPAAASAPPRPANRPRSGPAALAMTEQEKAEWENLNKLLMRHGLKPVSLAAPQCCRNASAMIVLDSQSSLEIRLALKTLMEDIERQQKLMQGLMETNRGLRDLVRQGQGRASRQEQRANELENVVENIKTKIRQLEDETIAKACQQQNQVKEFQKDQQASQVKYQQQQEKLQEQEEIIARLQKELSKVGMEERRCVATQNKMFCQFCKRAPKSLLDQRYLCIIDYYESQISQIKKELRHYKKDEDQVQREVKSKEEFLNLDATPNYRALLTSFQKQLTETKARNEELLLENTNLKKDLEIRPTAQELKFYKHQVKKLEKTLKKTILSLGTRTGETREEKKESGSVAGVDQLQTACRQYLEVH
- the FAIM gene encoding fas apoptotic inhibitory molecule 1 isoform X3 — its product is MTDLVAVWEVALSDGVHKIEFEHGTTSGKRVVYVDGKEEIRREWMFKLVGKETFTVGATKTKAAINIDAVSGFAYEYTLEINGKSLKKYMENRLKTTNTWILNLDGTDYRVVLEKDTMDVWCNGEKMETAGEFVEDGTETHFTVADHSCCIKAVSSGKRKEGIIHTLIVNDREIPEVVE
- the FAIM gene encoding fas apoptotic inhibitory molecule 1 isoform X2, which gives rise to MASGEEITVCEDEVRSRYSHLEKMTDLVAVWEVALSDGVHKIEFEHGTTSGKRVVYVDGKEEIRREWMFKLVGKETFTVGATKTKAAINIDAVSGFAYEYTLEINGKSLKKYMENRLKTTNTWILNLDGTDYRVVLEKDTMDVWCNGEKMETAGEFVEDGTETHFTVADHSCCIKAVSSGKRKEGIIHTLIVNDREIPEVVE
- the LOC139674826 gene encoding centrosomal protein of 70 kDa-like isoform X2, translated to MPIAAVAPLLPPPGLLPAAPAPQNGGSRQHRPAPCPPRAPSAAFPPPRSLSRAALATLFLSPALGLAFPQPRSPLSPAVSPAPSAPFFLSPALGPAAASAPPRPANRPRSGPAALAMTEQEKAEWENLNKLLMRHGLKPVSLAAPQCCRNASAMIVLDSQSSLEIRLALKTLMEDIERQQKLMQGLMETNRGLRDLVRQGQGRASRQEQRANELENVVENIKTKIRQLEDETIAKACQQQNQVKEFQKDQQASQVKYQQQQEKLQEQEEIIARLQKELSKVGMEERRCVATQNKMFCQFCKRAPKSLLDQR